The Branchiostoma floridae strain S238N-H82 chromosome 3, Bfl_VNyyK, whole genome shotgun sequence genomic sequence accctacatgtgtggggagtgtgggttcaggacaggtCACAGGTCTGCCCTATCACGTCATATGAAGATACATACAGGAGAGAAGcagtacaagtgtgaccagtgtgacttctgCACAGTAGAAAAATTAGCTTTGAACAGACACAAGGTAACGCACAccagtgagaaaccctacatgtgtggtgagtgtgggtacaggacacaTCACAAATCTACCCTAGCAAGCCATATGAAGATACATACTGGGGAGAAGCCGTAcaagtgtggagagtgcgggtacaggacagctttcAAATCTGCCCTATCCAGTCATATGAAGAGACATACAGAACTGAAGCcacacaagtgtgaccagtgtgactactgcaCAGCTTGGGGACCAGACTTTATTACCCACATGTCTAAACACtctggtgagagaccctacaatTACATGTGTGGGCAGTGTGGGTTCAAGACAGATTATAAGTCCACCCTTCTTAGACACACGAAAATGCATTCAGGAGAAAAGCCACAcacacaagtgtgaccagtgttaGTGTCCTGTTAGTCATCAAGGCTATCTGGACCAACAGGCAACACGTAGCCAAGCATACTTCAGTTGGAGAGAAGCCGTACAAGTTTGAACACTGTGGCTGGGGAACAGTTTACAAAAATGTCTGGGTACACaatcggtaaaaaaaaaacatttgaggtTTTAGGTGTAGCAGTTGTATGAAAATACTTGCATCAAATGTATTATGTACAGCAGAGAAACTATTTATAGGAGTAGGTGATACAtgtgtgaaggttagacatccaggtaaacaatatttaaaatAGTAGTTGTTAATTGCGGCGCGGGTTAAATTGCCCCTTtttgcatatacaatgtacatgtggggCAGTTTCCTCACTTTTCCTGTAGTATAATTTTGGATTCACTGAGGAAGGATGTTATGTTCTTCTCAATTCTCTATCATGGTTATGCTTATGCACATACTGGTGTTGGTGTtgctgggggtggggggttgtcaCTTATGTAACAATATGCACCACAATGTCAGGTACAAGCATAAAGCTTGTCAGTGTTATGTAGTAAAAGAGACTTCTATGAAGCTAATATAAATGTAGTGTGGAAAGCATCCTTCTAGCCTGGTCATATATTGATTATACTATAATTAtaacttatagcagcccgcccaacaccCAGTCGGCTTTAGTTGGGAGCCCCAggcagcagagtttgtgtttaATACACAGACAAGCATCGTTTTGTCTGTTGAGTTGGTGGAACCAATAAAGTTCCAAATGTTAACATCAATCCTTATATTGTGTGAATGGAATTAAAAGAAATTTGTTAGTCTAGGCTGGTCTCTCTCTTTCcttcaaacacaaagaaaaccaAATTCCAAAACATAGCGACCACCCCGTCTTCACCAAGAGTACCCTCAGCCCCACACCGAGTAGGAGTCAACCCATTGATCATCCAAATTCATACAAACCCATTAAAACTAATAAAGACTGCCTCAAATATTCATTTTCCCAAGAACTGCCACCGATTGGAATACTTTACCATACTCTACCACACTTCAAGCTAACCCCACTAAGTTTAAGGAAGAGGCATTACAACATCTAAGGAACAGCCAATAACACAACAGCACTACGCCCTgggtggtttgccccaacaaaaTAGGGGTGTTGCCCAGTATCAGAACAAGAACAAgttaatattaaaaaaaaatacgtatGCGGAACAATCGATGTGCCCCACATGCGATGTGATACGGGTAATCAGGCACAACACCTGGGGTCGAtgtttgacctttgacatgcatAAATCGATCTTGTTTTTGTCAGCCATTTTGATTCCTGCCGATGCGTCCTTTCTCCAGGTTTTGCATTATTACTGTCGACTTCCCCTGTACAGCATCAGTTAAAGGTGAGAAGTTGATAGCCACGACAATTCTTTCAATCTACGTGTCTGAATATTTTCGCTCGTTCTGTAGAAGATCGACCCCGCCTCCTGTGTGTGACCgtgtttggggaggggggtagctgTGGAAGGGAAGCACCAGCGAGGTCAACAAACCAAAGAGCACCTAGCAGCaaaagcaccaagagaccatgtctagcggtgaaatagacgttaaacaaggacaacaacaacggaagggtgtgtgtgtgtttgcgtgtgcgtctgtgtgtttgATTGCACAAATTGCAGACTTCATTTCACATATAAGCAGAtgatctgcatctgcatctgcttAAAGATAAATAGTGGAACCGATCACGCTGTTCGTTCTACTGCGGCTAGTCTAGGCATGAGTCCTACTCAGTTCAGAAAGATTTAGCCTCTAAAGGAGCTGGTTTCACCAACCTGGACTATTTTACGACAtggcttaggccatgttgatctgATTATCATTATATGGATGCTATGGgatccccaaaactgatgcgagctcgtgaatgaaaaaaaaagaagttttgccAAAACAAAGTTGCCTTTAGTATGAaatgtaagtggtcaggaagatcTTGTGGtcaggttgaacataggactaaataCACATATCGTATACCAACAATAAACCCTTTCACAGAAGTTACCGCGCAAGCGTGGGTGagaggaactctgggtaatatgtcaaagttaaagGCTCTCAAATGTATTAAACAGTCTCGTCTATacgatttgtgtaacaatgtcctGAAAATAATGACGACTTGGAAATGGCGGAATGTCTACGATctggggccttcaactttgacatattacccagagttcctctCACCCTCGCGTGCCTGGTAAATTCTGTGAAAAGGCTTATTATGTGTAGGGAACGGTATACCGTACCAGTACGGACATGGTTTTCATGTCATGTGGACTTTTTCTCTTAAGAAGTTCCCACCTACTAGTACTGTGCACATCAAATGCATTATTCTTACACATGTCTTTTCCACATCAGGTCAGATAATATGGCACTAAGCCAAGGGTCTCCAACCAAAGTTTTCATGCAACAAAGGAGCTTGCTATTGAcggatgacgtcacagaaaagCAAACAGCTGAAAGGGGGAGGTGTGAAGATGAGGCCGATGTTGATCCTCTGTCAGAAAACTCCGGTGAGAAACCATCTGATGTGTCAAACTTCTCCCAGCACAAGAAGAAACGTACAAGAAAAAGGCGccacaagtgcgaccagtgtgagtATTGGACAGCTAGGAAAGGACAACTGGAACAACACATGACTGtacacacaggggagaaaccttacatgtgtgacCGATGTGGCTTCTGCACAGCTTGGAAAGGACACCTGGACAGACActtggctaaacacactggtgagaaactgtacaagtgtgaccagtgtgacttctgCACAGCTAGGAAAGAACAGCTGGACCTTCACATAGCCGAACACACTGGGAAAAAGCCCTACACGTGTGAGTATTGTGGGTTCATGACAGCTATCAGGGCTCACCTGTCAAGTCATATGAAGAAACACACAGGAGTgaagccgtacaagtgtgaccagtgtgattactGCACGGCTTGGAAAGCGAACTTAAACAAACACATGGCTATAAAACACACAGGTatgaaaccctacacgtgtgaagagtgtgggttcaggacagcttaCAGAGTTAGCCTATCTCGTCATATGAAGACACATATAAGAGAGAAGGCATGCAAGTGTGCCCTGTGTGACTACTGCACAGCTAGGAAACAAGACCTGAATGTCCACATGACGACTAAACACGCCGGTgtgaaaccctacatgtgtggggagtgtgggtacaggacagcgtACAAGTCTAACCTATCAAGTCATATGAAGATACATACAGAAGAGTACAAGTGTGACCGGTGTGATTACTGCACAGCTAGGAAACAAGACCTGGaacgacacatggctaaacacacagatgagaagccctacatgtgttgTGAGTCTGGTTTATCAAGTCACATGAAGACACCTCCTGAAGACTtgcatacaggagagaaaccgtacCAGTGCGACTATTGCAAGAACTGGAAGCCAGACTTGCTTAACCAAATATCTAAAAACtctggtgagaagccctacatttacatgtgtgggcagtgtgggttcaggacagatTATAAGTCTTTCCTTTCCAGACATGTAAAAATGCAATCATAAGTAAAGTGTTAGTATTCGGTTATAATTGTCATTAAGGCCGTCTAGATCTGTACCAACAGGTAGCCAAGCATGTTCCAGTTAGAGATATGCCGTACAAAAGGCTTATAATTTTCAGTAATTACTGCCTATTGTGTGTAGTGGCACAAAGAATGAAACTGTGCAAGATTCCTCACTGCAGGGTTCTCGCCAGAATTTTTTCAGTGCAGTTACTGCAGGGGACATCTAAAAATACAGTTAAATCATGAGACAAGCAGCTCAGGCATGAgctgaaaatgaatgaatgagcatAATTTTGCCACTGTGAAAATTCTTAAATTTGCAATTGTCAGAAACATATTTTCTCAATGTTGAGGgccaaaaataatgaaataaagctaacatttaaaaaaaaatctttttgttCATTTCAAAAGTAAAACTGGCTTCTATGAACCTTAAGTAGTTGTAGTATGGTAGGCATCGTTACAGACGTACAATCCAGAAAGTGTCATACGTGAAAATTGCTGGAGAGTGGCATTGGAAAGATCAGATCTCGACATGCCATCCGccaccccaaccccaaccccaacagACTTTTTATAAACTCTATTAACCCAGTTGTGTTCATGTTTTGTACTGCGCTGCTTAGTTTAGCTACCATTTACACCAGTTGTATGGTAGGATTTGTAGATTTTAGCATAGTGTTGTGAGTCTTTTTGAACATGTACAGTTACAGTAGGACTTGTACCAGACTGTAATCNNNNNNNNNNNNNNNNNNNNNNNNNNNNNNNNNNNNNNNNNNNNNNNNNNNNNNNNNNNNNNNNNNNNNNNNNNNNNNNNNNNNNNNNNNNNNNNNNNNNNNNNNNNNNNNNNNNNNNNNNNNNNNNNNNNNNNNNNNNNNNNNNNNNNNNNNNNNNNNNNNNNNNNNNNNNNNNNNNNNNNNNNNNNNNNNNNNNNNNNNNNNNNNNNNNNNNNNNNNNNNNNNNNNNNNNNNNNNNNNNNNNNNNNNNNNNNNNNNNNNNNNNNNNNNNNNNNNNNNNNNNNNNNNNNNNNNNNNNNNNNNNNNNNNNNNNNNNNNNNNNNNNNNNNNNNNNNNNNNNNNNNNNNNNNNNNNNNNNNNNNNNNNNNNNNNNNNNNNNNNNNNNNNNNNNNNNNNNNNNNNNNNNNNNNNNNNNNNNNNNNNNNNNNNNNNNNNNNNNNNNNNNNNNNNNNNNNNNNNNNNNNNNNNNNNNNNNNNNNNNNNNNNNNNNNNNNNNNNNNNNNNNNNNNNNNNNNNNNNNNNNNNNNNNNNNNNNNNNNNNNNNNNNNNNNNNNNNNNNNNNNNNNNNNNNNNNNNNNNNNNNNNNNNNNNNNNNNNNNNNNNNNNNNNNNNNNNNNNNNNNNNNNNNNNNNNNNNNNNNNNNNNNNNNNNNNNNNNNNNNNNNNNNNNNNNNNNNNNNNNNNNNNNNNNNNNNNNNNNNNNNNNNNNNNNNNNNNNNNNNNNNNNNNNNNNNNNNNNNNNNNNNNNNNNNNNNNNNNNNNNNNNNNNNNNNNNNNNNNNNNNNNNNNNNNNNNNNNNNNNNNNNNNNNNNNNNNNNNNNNNNNNNNNNNNNNNNNNNNNNNNNNNNGGCACTCAGTCAGTGCGAGCATTTGCACTTTTTTAAATGGTAaagctttgtttatttgtcagaaCGAGAGTGATCACTTTCATCCTACCTAGTAATGAAACTGACTTCTCAATCTCATCAAGCACCTTGCTTTTATTCTCATTCGTACATTTTACTGTAATTTGTTCATGTACACAGCTTTGTTTTCTCTGCCTAGCATCTCTAGGCTATGCATTTGACATCTCGTGATGCTGTATACCTGAGCCAGCACTTTGAACAAGTGCCAGGAATGCCTCTGTCTGATTGAGTTGGAACAATTCCATCTTGTGAGAGGATGGCATAGATCAcaaagttgaaaacttttcaatCAATCCATATAATTCTCAACTAAAAAGGAAACTGTTCAGTGCTATTTTTCACAATAGACTTTTTCTAAATAATATCTTCTAGTACCAAGACCAGCATGCTTAAATCC encodes the following:
- the LOC118411411 gene encoding zinc finger protein 525-like codes for the protein MQQRSLLLTDDVTEKQTAERGRCEDEADVDPLSENSGEKPSDVSNFSQHKKKRTRKRRHKCDQCEYWTARKGQLEQHMTVHTGEKPYMCDRCGFCTAWKGHLDRHLAKHTGEKLYKCDQCDFCTARKEQLDLHIAEHTGKKPYTCEYCGFMTAIRAHLSSHMKKHTGVKPYKCDQCDYCTAWKANLNKHMAIKHTGMKPYTCEECGFRTAYRVSLSRHMKTHIREKACKCALCDYCTARKQDLNVHMTTKHAGVKPYMCGECGYRTAYKSNLSSHMKIHTEEYKCDRCDYCTARKQDLERHMAKHTDEKPYMCCESGLSSHMKTPPEDLHTGEKPYQCDYCKNWKPDLLNQISKNSGEKPYIYMCGQCGFRTDYKSFLSRHVKMQS